A region of Streptomyces halobius DNA encodes the following proteins:
- a CDS encoding phospho-sugar mutase produces MATDPAELTTRAQAWLAEDPDPETREELSRLVEAQDAGSAAELAARFAGTLQFGTAGLRGELGAGPMRMNRSVVIRAAAGLAAYLKSKGDGAGLVVIGYDARYKSAEFARDTAAVMVGAGLRAAVLPRPLPTPVLAFAIRHLGAVAGVEVTASHNPPRDNGYKVYLGDGSQIVPPADGEIASEIAAVASLDDVPRPESGWETLDEDVLTAYLARTDAVLTPGSPRDLQVVYTPMHGVGRDTLVAAFTRAGFPAPTVVAEQAEPDPDFPTVAFPNPEEPGAMDLAFTTARSVGPDIVIANDPDADRCAVAVPAPGTKDGWRMLRGDEVGALLAAHLVSKQATGTFATTIVSSQLMSRIAAASSLPYEETLTGFKWLARVDGLRYAYEEALGYCVDPEGVRDKDGITAALLITELAAELRQSGRTLTDLLDDLALEFGLHATDQLSVRVEDLSLIADAMRRLREQPPTALAGLTVGGSDDLNQGTESLPPTDGLRYYLSGSPESVVQAARVVVRPSGTEPKLKCYLEVVVPVASAQSLPEARRQADATLAAIKTDLEEAAGI; encoded by the coding sequence GTGGCTACCGATCCCGCGGAGCTGACCACCCGGGCCCAGGCATGGCTGGCCGAGGACCCCGACCCGGAGACCCGGGAGGAGCTGTCCCGGCTCGTCGAAGCCCAGGACGCCGGGAGCGCCGCCGAGCTGGCCGCCCGCTTCGCCGGCACCCTCCAGTTCGGCACCGCCGGGCTGCGCGGCGAGCTGGGCGCGGGCCCGATGCGGATGAACCGCTCGGTGGTCATCCGTGCGGCGGCCGGCCTCGCCGCGTACCTGAAGTCCAAGGGCGACGGCGCGGGACTCGTCGTCATCGGCTACGACGCGCGCTACAAGAGCGCCGAGTTCGCCCGGGACACCGCGGCCGTGATGGTCGGCGCGGGGCTGCGGGCCGCCGTGCTGCCCCGTCCGCTGCCGACCCCCGTGCTGGCCTTCGCGATCCGGCACCTGGGCGCGGTGGCCGGCGTCGAGGTCACCGCCAGCCACAACCCGCCGCGTGACAACGGCTACAAGGTCTACCTCGGCGACGGCTCGCAGATCGTGCCGCCCGCGGACGGCGAGATCGCCTCCGAGATCGCGGCGGTCGCCTCGCTGGACGACGTACCGCGGCCGGAGTCCGGCTGGGAAACCCTCGACGAGGACGTCCTGACGGCCTACCTGGCGCGTACGGACGCCGTGCTGACGCCGGGCTCCCCCCGTGACCTCCAGGTCGTCTACACGCCGATGCACGGCGTCGGACGGGACACCCTCGTCGCCGCCTTCACGCGGGCCGGCTTCCCCGCCCCGACGGTCGTCGCGGAGCAGGCCGAACCGGACCCGGACTTCCCGACGGTCGCCTTCCCCAACCCGGAGGAACCGGGCGCGATGGACCTCGCGTTCACCACCGCCCGCTCCGTCGGCCCGGACATCGTCATCGCCAACGACCCGGACGCGGACCGCTGCGCCGTGGCCGTCCCGGCCCCCGGGACGAAGGACGGCTGGCGGATGCTGCGCGGCGACGAGGTCGGCGCGCTGCTGGCCGCTCACCTCGTCAGCAAGCAGGCAACGGGGACGTTCGCGACCACGATCGTCTCCTCCCAGCTGATGTCCCGTATCGCCGCCGCCTCGTCCCTCCCCTACGAGGAGACGCTGACCGGCTTCAAGTGGCTGGCCCGGGTGGACGGTCTGCGCTACGCCTACGAGGAGGCGCTGGGCTACTGCGTCGACCCGGAGGGCGTACGCGACAAGGACGGCATCACGGCGGCCCTGCTGATCACGGAGCTGGCCGCCGAGCTCAGGCAGTCCGGCCGCACCCTCACCGACCTGCTCGACGACCTCGCGCTGGAATTCGGCCTGCACGCCACCGACCAGCTCTCGGTGCGCGTCGAGGACCTGTCGCTGATCGCCGACGCCATGCGCAGGCTGCGCGAACAGCCGCCGACGGCGCTCGCGGGCCTGACGGTGGGCGGCTCCGACGACCTGAACCAGGGCACGGAGTCCCTCCCTCCGACCGACGGGCTGCGCTACTACCTGTCCGGTTCGCCGGAGTCGGTCGTGCAGGCCGCCCGGGTCGTGGTCCGCCCCAGCGGCACCGAGCCCAAGCTCAAGTGCTACCTGGAGGTCGTGGTCCCGGTCGCCTCGGCCCAGTCCCTCCCGGAGGCCCGCAGGCAGGCGGACGCGACGCTGGCGGCGATCAAGACGGATCTGGAGGAGGCGGCGGGGATCTGA
- a CDS encoding helix-turn-helix domain-containing protein, which translates to MSADFGIRLRALLADRGVSLRATARALNYDVAYLSRVVNGRQRPSAQLAEALDEFLQTDGELSEIAAPKSLCLPSAEPSDRSSDVAHMKGSATYLLKHADRYGADAVAPAAVQVWRSAQRRLDAGEIPDRELRGYLSAVSEAAEVAGWLLFDAGERESARRAFLESHMLARHAGDRSKQWFALDMLGMLDNECGRPGEARRIAEEILSQRRLAPRVALMARVRRGGAFAKIGDRKRALADLDTARRGLEESLSPRDPEWAWWVNQDQVAGHTGHALMRLGDAGAALSEIHSALEYAMPRGVTPRGLMFYHIELLRIYATAKAWRDAEEEIHTISPLLDIISSGRNRLLLRGALGVVERTPGVPVGLSALVGDTVAAIAL; encoded by the coding sequence ATGAGTGCAGACTTCGGAATCCGGCTCCGCGCGCTCCTCGCGGACAGAGGAGTGAGCTTGCGGGCTACTGCCCGTGCCCTCAACTACGATGTGGCCTATCTGTCTCGCGTCGTCAACGGGCGTCAGCGCCCCTCGGCGCAGCTGGCTGAAGCGCTGGACGAATTCCTGCAAACTGACGGGGAATTATCGGAGATAGCCGCACCGAAATCACTGTGCCTCCCCTCGGCTGAGCCCTCAGACCGGTCCTCGGATGTCGCGCACATGAAAGGCAGTGCCACTTACCTCCTCAAACACGCAGACCGGTATGGCGCGGATGCCGTAGCACCCGCCGCAGTTCAGGTGTGGCGGTCCGCGCAGCGCAGACTGGACGCAGGGGAGATCCCGGACAGGGAGCTGCGAGGTTATCTGTCGGCTGTTTCCGAGGCTGCTGAAGTGGCGGGTTGGCTTCTTTTTGATGCCGGTGAACGTGAGTCCGCCCGCAGGGCATTCCTGGAATCACACATGCTGGCTCGCCATGCCGGAGACCGGTCTAAGCAGTGGTTCGCTCTCGACATGCTCGGCATGCTCGACAACGAATGCGGGCGTCCTGGTGAAGCGCGGCGCATCGCTGAAGAAATCCTGTCTCAGAGGCGGTTGGCTCCGCGCGTTGCACTCATGGCCCGGGTCAGGAGGGGCGGAGCATTCGCCAAGATAGGGGACCGAAAACGTGCTCTGGCTGACCTGGACACAGCACGCAGGGGGCTCGAAGAGTCCCTGAGCCCTCGGGACCCCGAGTGGGCATGGTGGGTCAATCAAGATCAGGTCGCAGGGCATACCGGGCACGCGCTGATGCGCCTCGGGGATGCGGGGGCGGCACTCTCCGAAATCCACAGCGCGCTTGAATATGCCATGCCTCGGGGTGTTACGCCTCGGGGTCTCATGTTTTACCACATTGAACTCCTGCGCATTTACGCGACAGCGAAAGCGTGGCGCGATGCGGAGGAAGAGATCCACACGATTTCGCCTCTCCTCGACATCATCAGCTCGGGGAGGAATCGCCTTCTCCTGCGAGGGGCGCTGGGCGTTGTCGAACGAACCCCAGGAGTGCCTGTCGGACTGTCCGCCCTCGTCGGCGATACGGTCGCTGCCATCGCCTTGTGA
- a CDS encoding TIGR03086 family metal-binding protein: MGDPKLGRMHVDETHATDATDDTAATDDRESWGIGEVARKTGLPVKLIRHWSDVGVVPPARRTAAGYRLYDAGSVARLELARTLRDLGLGLPAIRDVLDREHTLAEVAAAHVDALEAQIRTLRSQQAVLRSVTRRATTAEGLAFMNRTARLTAAERRTLLQEFVTETLGDLDVPAYRRGLLAATPELPDHPTDEQVDAWIELSELVADPALRSGMRRMAEYAAEHAPGEHDPAALRAVQQLTDDWTERVNTAIREGIVPDSPAADPVVAAVVAAWLPTQTQTRTQTGARTGIQTRDELHADGAPARRLLLKQLEVASDARVERYWQLLCIINGRPARPSLAAAGDWLMTALRTNPEPGARAAELGALYDAGADAWEPEGLLDGCERVLRAVGDLVSAVNPSMFDRSTPCADWDVRTLLNHLVWENLLWSGLANGAPRSDFTADHLGEDHSKAFRAAAHGALTAFRRPGMLEQRYGPAPGRRLVEQLVIEMLVHGWDLATAIGHPRGLVPDVAESALPVVREVYGSLPRTAGGSFAPPQPVPHHATALDRLAGYLGRAVG; this comes from the coding sequence ATGGGAGATCCGAAGCTGGGCCGCATGCACGTCGACGAAACGCACGCCACGGACGCGACCGATGACACGGCCGCCACCGACGACAGGGAATCGTGGGGCATCGGAGAGGTCGCGCGGAAGACGGGGCTGCCGGTGAAGCTCATCCGGCACTGGTCGGATGTGGGGGTCGTGCCGCCGGCGCGGCGGACAGCCGCCGGGTACCGCCTCTATGACGCGGGATCCGTGGCCCGTCTGGAGCTGGCGCGGACGCTGCGGGACCTCGGGCTCGGCCTCCCCGCGATCCGTGACGTACTCGACCGCGAGCACACCTTGGCGGAGGTGGCCGCGGCCCACGTCGACGCGCTGGAGGCACAGATACGTACGCTGCGCTCGCAGCAGGCGGTCCTGCGCTCCGTCACCCGCCGCGCAACCACCGCAGAAGGACTCGCCTTCATGAACCGAACGGCCCGCCTGACCGCCGCCGAACGCCGCACGCTTCTCCAGGAGTTCGTGACGGAGACCCTTGGAGATCTGGACGTACCGGCCTACCGCCGCGGCCTGTTGGCCGCCACCCCGGAGCTTCCCGACCACCCCACGGACGAGCAGGTCGACGCCTGGATCGAACTGAGCGAGCTGGTGGCCGACCCCGCTCTGCGCTCCGGGATGCGCCGCATGGCGGAGTACGCCGCCGAGCACGCCCCCGGCGAACACGACCCCGCCGCCCTCCGGGCCGTACAGCAGCTCACCGACGACTGGACGGAGCGGGTGAACACCGCGATACGGGAGGGGATCGTCCCCGACTCACCGGCCGCCGACCCCGTCGTCGCAGCCGTCGTCGCGGCCTGGCTCCCCACCCAGACACAGACACGGACACAGACAGGCGCGAGGACAGGGATACAGACTCGTGACGAGTTGCACGCAGACGGCGCACCGGCCCGGCGCCTGCTGCTGAAACAGCTCGAAGTCGCTTCCGACGCGCGCGTCGAGCGGTACTGGCAGCTGCTGTGCATCATCAACGGCCGACCCGCGCGGCCGAGTCTGGCGGCGGCCGGTGACTGGCTGATGACCGCGCTGCGCACCAACCCCGAACCCGGGGCGCGCGCCGCGGAGCTCGGCGCACTGTACGACGCCGGGGCAGATGCCTGGGAGCCGGAGGGCCTGCTCGACGGCTGCGAGCGCGTGCTGCGCGCTGTGGGCGACCTCGTCTCCGCCGTGAACCCGAGCATGTTCGACCGGTCGACGCCCTGTGCCGACTGGGACGTTCGCACCCTGCTCAACCACCTGGTCTGGGAGAACCTGCTGTGGTCCGGCCTGGCCAACGGCGCCCCGCGCTCCGACTTCACCGCCGACCACCTCGGCGAGGACCACTCGAAGGCGTTCCGCGCCGCCGCCCACGGCGCGCTGACCGCCTTCCGCCGCCCCGGCATGCTCGAACAGCGGTACGGCCCGGCCCCGGGCCGGCGCCTCGTCGAGCAGCTGGTCATCGAGATGCTGGTGCACGGCTGGGACCTGGCCACCGCGATCGGACACCCGCGCGGCCTCGTGCCGGACGTCGCGGAGTCGGCGCTCCCGGTGGTGCGGGAGGTCTACGGCAGCCTGCCGCGCACTGCCGGTGGCTCCTTCGCCCCACCCCAGCCGGTTCCCCACCACGCCACCGCGCTCGACCGTCTGGCCGGTTACCTCGGCCGCGCCGTCGGCTGA
- a CDS encoding PH domain-containing protein, with protein sequence MTSPERSTPPQKQNAERSYRSPAALAGGVLLLALALWLGGDALLRGSAHTKLTALFALVLLVPLVVAFTLRPVVRAGEERLVVRNPFRTITLPWGAVENLRASYSAEVFSSGGKYQMWAVPVSLRQRKKANRRAERGAKASARGGFGLGGSDAGPAPRATADQTMDELRDIREQRGGSESAQGEPVVRWAYEIIAPCVVGAVGLAVLLAV encoded by the coding sequence AGCGCAGCTACCGCTCGCCCGCGGCCCTCGCCGGCGGTGTGCTGCTGCTGGCGCTCGCGCTCTGGCTCGGCGGTGACGCGCTGCTGCGTGGCAGCGCACACACCAAGCTCACCGCGCTCTTCGCCCTGGTGCTGCTCGTACCGCTGGTGGTGGCCTTCACACTGCGGCCGGTCGTCAGGGCCGGCGAGGAGCGGCTGGTGGTGCGCAATCCGTTCCGTACGATCACGCTGCCCTGGGGAGCCGTGGAGAATCTGCGGGCGTCGTACTCGGCCGAGGTGTTCAGCAGCGGCGGGAAGTACCAGATGTGGGCGGTGCCGGTCTCGCTACGGCAGCGCAAGAAGGCCAACCGCAGGGCGGAGCGCGGTGCGAAGGCGTCCGCACGGGGCGGCTTCGGCCTCGGGGGCTCCGACGCGGGCCCGGCGCCGCGCGCGACGGCGGATCAGACCATGGACGAGCTGCGCGACATCAGGGAACAGCGCGGCGGGAGCGAGAGCGCCCAGGGTGAGCCGGTGGTGCGCTGGGCGTACGAGATCATCGCGCCGTGCGTGGTGGGGGCGGTGGGGCTGGCGGTGCTGCTGGCGGTGTAG